The following coding sequences are from one uncultured Bacteroides sp. window:
- a CDS encoding glycosyl hydrolase family 8, which translates to MKRTFVLKIVLLLFSVTLNTQASDVLPPWDQGAFQTHKYRNLFAELGYTQKAIDEKVENVFQSLFYGPNRIYFEVGDSLAYISDIKNKDVRTEGMSYGMMIAVQLDKKDVFDRLWRWSKKYMQHKEGDWKGYFAWSCKTDGTPNAKGPASDGELYYITSLIFASNRWGNTQGIDYLKEAQYILANVMNRGDNDKVSNLINKEHKLITFVPDRWGGTFTDPSYHIPAFYEVWARWANDGKANFWMECAAASRAYLHKAVHPVTGLNPDYSKYDGSLLPWDHIIGKAFRFDSWRVPMNIALDYSWSCADKEWQQEYGNKIQNFLYSQGIDTFVDQYNIDGSPVADILSAGGYTALRHSLGLVASSAAVSLVCTHDKSEEFVKQLWDARHEPYADGYFDAYYDGLLRLFAVMHLSGKYRIIFPK; encoded by the coding sequence ATGAAACGCACCTTTGTCTTAAAAATTGTACTTCTTCTTTTTTCTGTTACATTAAATACTCAAGCATCAGATGTGTTACCTCCTTGGGATCAAGGAGCTTTTCAAACACATAAATACCGGAATCTTTTCGCTGAACTAGGTTATACTCAAAAAGCAATTGATGAAAAAGTAGAGAATGTATTTCAATCTCTTTTTTATGGGCCTAATAGAATTTATTTTGAAGTAGGTGATTCTCTTGCTTATATCTCGGATATAAAAAATAAAGATGTCCGTACAGAAGGGATGTCGTATGGAATGATGATTGCTGTGCAATTAGACAAAAAGGACGTTTTTGATCGTTTGTGGCGTTGGAGCAAAAAATATATGCAGCATAAAGAGGGAGATTGGAAAGGCTATTTTGCATGGAGTTGCAAAACGGATGGTACACCAAATGCCAAAGGCCCTGCTTCTGACGGTGAGCTATACTATATTACTTCGCTCATTTTTGCTTCTAATCGCTGGGGAAATACTCAAGGAATTGATTATTTGAAAGAGGCACAATACATCCTTGCGAATGTGATGAATAGGGGAGATAATGATAAAGTTTCGAACTTAATCAACAAAGAACATAAACTCATAACTTTTGTGCCCGACCGTTGGGGAGGAACTTTTACAGACCCTTCTTATCATATCCCTGCTTTCTATGAAGTATGGGCTCGCTGGGCAAATGACGGTAAAGCTAATTTCTGGATGGAATGTGCAGCTGCTAGCCGCGCGTATCTTCATAAAGCAGTTCATCCTGTTACAGGTCTTAATCCCGACTACTCTAAATATGATGGCTCTTTGTTGCCATGGGATCACATAATAGGCAAAGCTTTTCGCTTTGATTCTTGGAGAGTACCTATGAATATTGCTCTCGATTATTCTTGGTCTTGTGCCGACAAAGAATGGCAACAAGAATATGGTAATAAAATTCAGAATTTTTTGTATTCACAAGGAATTGATACTTTTGTAGATCAATATAATATTGATGGTTCCCCTGTTGCGGATATATTGTCGGCAGGAGGATACACAGCCTTGCGTCATTCGTTGGGCTTAGTGGCAAGCTCAGCTGCTGTGTCGTTGGTTTGCACGCATGATAAAAGTGAAGAATTCGTCAAACAATTATGGGATGCGCGTCATGAACCTTATGCTGATGGTTATTTTGATGCTTATTACGATGGTTTGTTGAGGCTTTTTGCTGTCATGCATTTGAGTGGAAAATATCGTATTATTTTTCCTAAATAA
- a CDS encoding endo-1,4-beta-xylanase: MKIHYFAIAVALSFLALLSGCKKTEVKEEPSLKSALEGKFLMGVAVNDLQASGVDTAGVRLINEQFNSVVAENCMKSEVIHPEEDRYDFTKADRFVALGEKQHAFIVGHTLIWHSQLAPWFCVDKNGKNVSREVLIKRMRDHIYTVFARYKGRIKGWDVVNEAFEDDGSYRKTKFYDILGKDYIPLAFQFAHEADPDAELYYNDFSMAHKAKREAVVRLVGELKAKGLRIDGVGMQTHLQMDFPPVKDYEESLLAFANAGVKVMITEMDLTILPTPDRNIGANVGRNFAYSKEMNPYPDALPDSVAAAWTARMEAFFNLFLKHSDKISRVTMWGVADSDSWRNDWPVRGRTDYPLLFDRQHHPKPIVAAIIKAASENK, translated from the coding sequence ATGAAGATACATTATTTTGCCATTGCTGTAGCTCTTTCTTTTTTGGCACTCTTGTCAGGTTGTAAAAAAACGGAGGTTAAAGAAGAGCCTTCTTTGAAAAGTGCTCTTGAGGGAAAATTTCTTATGGGAGTTGCAGTGAATGATTTACAGGCTTCGGGAGTGGATACGGCAGGCGTTCGTCTTATAAATGAACAGTTCAATTCGGTTGTAGCTGAAAATTGCATGAAAAGTGAAGTTATCCATCCCGAAGAAGATCGCTATGACTTTACTAAAGCCGATCGTTTTGTTGCATTGGGTGAGAAACAGCATGCTTTTATCGTAGGTCATACCTTGATTTGGCATTCGCAATTAGCACCTTGGTTTTGTGTGGATAAGAATGGTAAAAATGTGTCACGCGAAGTGCTGATTAAGCGCATGAGAGATCATATTTATACCGTTTTTGCCCGCTATAAAGGTCGCATCAAAGGATGGGATGTAGTGAATGAAGCTTTCGAAGATGATGGCTCTTATCGCAAAACAAAGTTCTATGATATCTTGGGAAAAGATTATATTCCTTTGGCTTTTCAGTTTGCTCATGAAGCAGATCCTGATGCAGAACTTTACTACAATGATTTTTCCATGGCTCACAAAGCGAAACGTGAGGCTGTGGTACGTCTTGTAGGCGAGTTGAAAGCGAAAGGATTGCGCATAGATGGAGTAGGAATGCAAACCCATCTTCAAATGGATTTCCCGCCGGTGAAAGATTATGAAGAAAGCTTGCTGGCTTTTGCTAATGCGGGTGTGAAGGTTATGATTACTGAGATGGATCTGACTATTTTGCCTACTCCAGACCGAAACATCGGTGCTAATGTAGGGCGAAACTTCGCATATAGCAAAGAGATGAATCCTTATCCGGATGCACTGCCCGATTCTGTGGCTGCAGCTTGGACTGCTAGGATGGAGGCTTTCTTTAATCTCTTCCTTAAGCATAGCGACAAAATTAGTAGGGTAACTATGTGGGGAGTTGCTGATTCGGATTCATGGCGCAATGATTGGCCTGTCAGAGGACGTACCGACTATCCACTATTGTTCGATCGTCAGCATCATCCTAAACCTATAGTAGCTGCTATCATAAAAGCTGCAAGTGAAAATAAATAA
- a CDS encoding MFS transporter, producing the protein MKSSSQKVPFREKIGYSLGDGSANLVFQMMMMFQLFFYTDVFGIKATAAGLILLIARFFDALVDPLVGILSDRTNTRWGKYRPWILWTAIPFALFFVLAFTTPDLSERGKIIYAGITYTLLMSIYSFNNTPYASLGGVMTSDIKERTSISSVRFVTATIATFVVQGLTLPLVSKFGQGNDQKGWLITISVFAAIVVLLLIITFFTAKERITPPAGQKNSIKEDFKDIISNRPWKSMFILTLFLFTTLALWGSSMSYYFNYFVDKTSLFNFLQHFGLVNVDGDTYGALHKVLDAFGLIALPDYSNVFAVGFSLFNMTGQIVTLLGVIFLSGWLSNLFGKRNVFILCLVLTSVFTLLFFVVDSTNVGLIFTINLLKSMAYAPTIPLLWAMMGDVADHSEWVNHRRATGFVFAGIVFGLKAGLGLGGAICGVIVDAFGFVPNTVQTASAIVGIKLTSSIIPAVTFFIGVIALLFYPISKQLNEVIQLELSERRSKNGDKQ; encoded by the coding sequence ATGAAAAGTTCTTCTCAGAAAGTTCCTTTTAGAGAGAAAATAGGTTATAGTTTGGGAGACGGTTCGGCGAACCTGGTCTTCCAGATGATGATGATGTTTCAACTCTTCTTCTACACGGATGTTTTTGGTATCAAAGCCACGGCCGCCGGTCTGATTTTATTGATTGCTCGTTTTTTTGATGCGCTTGTAGATCCGTTGGTTGGTATTCTTTCTGACCGTACAAATACTCGTTGGGGTAAGTATCGTCCTTGGATACTTTGGACAGCTATTCCATTTGCGCTGTTCTTTGTTCTGGCATTTACCACTCCCGATCTTAGTGAGCGTGGAAAAATTATTTATGCAGGAATCACGTATACATTGTTGATGTCCATTTATTCGTTTAATAATACTCCTTATGCCTCTTTGGGGGGAGTTATGACGAGCGATATTAAAGAACGTACCAGTATTTCATCGGTGCGTTTTGTTACCGCTACTATTGCTACATTCGTGGTACAAGGACTTACTTTGCCTTTGGTTTCTAAATTTGGACAAGGTAACGATCAAAAGGGGTGGTTGATAACTATTTCTGTATTTGCAGCGATCGTAGTACTTTTGTTGATTATTACTTTCTTTACTGCTAAAGAGCGTATCACTCCTCCTGCAGGTCAGAAAAATTCAATAAAAGAAGATTTCAAAGACATTATTTCTAATCGTCCTTGGAAATCAATGTTTATTCTTACGCTGTTCTTATTTACAACTCTTGCTTTATGGGGTAGTAGTATGTCTTACTATTTCAACTACTTCGTAGATAAAACCTCTTTGTTTAATTTCCTTCAACACTTTGGTTTGGTTAATGTAGATGGTGATACGTATGGTGCTTTGCATAAGGTTTTAGATGCTTTCGGATTGATAGCCCTACCTGATTACAGTAATGTTTTTGCCGTGGGATTCAGTCTCTTTAATATGACGGGTCAGATCGTTACTTTGTTAGGTGTTATTTTCCTTTCAGGATGGCTCTCTAATCTCTTTGGTAAACGAAATGTTTTCATTCTTTGCCTTGTTTTGACTAGTGTCTTTACTCTCTTATTCTTTGTGGTAGATTCTACTAATGTGGGTTTGATCTTTACCATTAACTTGTTAAAGAGTATGGCTTACGCTCCGACTATACCTTTGCTTTGGGCTATGATGGGAGATGTAGCAGATCATTCCGAATGGGTAAATCATCGACGTGCTACCGGTTTTGTTTTTGCAGGAATTGTTTTTGGTTTGAAGGCAGGCTTAGGTTTGGGAGGTGCTATCTGTGGCGTTATAGTAGATGCTTTTGGTTTTGTGCCGAACACAGTGCAAACAGCTTCCGCAATTGTAGGTATCAAGTTAACTTCCAGTATTATTCCGGCGGTTACTTTTTTTATCGGAGTAATTGCTCTGCTCTTTTACCCCATCTCTAAACAGTTGAATGAGGTGATACAGTTAGAATTGTCTGAAAGGAGAAGTAAAAATGGAGATAAACAGTAG
- a CDS encoding sialate O-acetylesterase: MKVFGKVSFVVMFVFCFALLGEAKVKLPTLIADGMVLQREQTITVWGTADANEKIVLEFLKKKVETRADAQGNWQIDLPPMKAGGPYTMTINDIQLKDILIGDVWLCSGQSNMELPISRVLDKYRAEAERDSNPMIRYVKTPWNYNFHGPQTDILPIKWKSLNPENAMSFSAVAYFFAKDIYAKTKVPVGIINSSVGGSPIEAWISEDALKPFPLYLNDKKMCESDQYIADVKHLGAETQNLWNAALYAADKGLHPDASSSSSEKFIPWYAPEYNDSSWDKTELFDPSWGANGYTPINGSHWFRRNFDVSQEFVGKEAILRLGCIADADSVYVNGTFVGTVSYRYPPRIYKIPANLLKLGENNITIRLISYGGRPEFVKDKPYKILCEGKEINLLGQWKHRLGTQMPSMPSQISFQYKPVGLYNGMIAPLAHCKFTGAIWYQGESNAGRYKDYGDLLSALIADWRGMLKDADLPFFIVQLPNYMRSHSRPVESSWAELRNKQLGVTRTVPNTALAVTIDLGEWNDIHPLSKKEVGHRLSLQAQKLVYGDKKLVSEGPMYQSAIVKGNKIILSFLEGTDDLQPVTELKGFSIAGSDGVFKWAKAKIDGHKVIVWNEEIEHPVVVRYGWDDNPAGINLSNKAGLPASPFTTKY; the protein is encoded by the coding sequence ATGAAAGTTTTTGGTAAGGTTAGTTTTGTTGTGATGTTTGTCTTTTGCTTCGCCCTATTGGGCGAAGCAAAGGTCAAACTACCCACTTTGATTGCGGATGGTATGGTTCTCCAACGGGAGCAGACGATTACTGTGTGGGGCACAGCTGATGCTAATGAAAAAATTGTGCTGGAATTCTTAAAAAAGAAAGTGGAAACTCGTGCTGACGCGCAAGGAAACTGGCAAATAGATTTGCCGCCAATGAAGGCCGGAGGCCCTTATACGATGACGATCAACGATATACAGTTAAAAGATATCTTAATAGGAGATGTATGGCTTTGTTCGGGGCAGTCTAATATGGAGTTGCCTATTTCCAGAGTATTAGATAAATACCGTGCGGAAGCAGAAAGAGATTCTAATCCCATGATTCGTTATGTTAAAACTCCTTGGAATTATAATTTTCATGGACCACAAACTGATATCCTGCCGATTAAATGGAAATCTTTGAATCCTGAGAACGCAATGTCTTTCTCGGCTGTGGCTTATTTTTTCGCTAAAGATATTTATGCTAAAACTAAAGTACCTGTTGGTATTATTAATTCTAGTGTAGGAGGTTCTCCTATAGAAGCGTGGATTAGTGAAGATGCTTTGAAACCTTTTCCTTTGTATCTGAATGATAAAAAGATGTGCGAATCCGATCAGTATATTGCAGATGTGAAACATCTAGGTGCTGAAACACAAAATTTGTGGAATGCAGCGTTATATGCTGCTGACAAAGGATTGCATCCAGATGCCTCTTCTTCTTCTTCAGAGAAGTTTATTCCTTGGTATGCGCCCGAATATAATGATTCGTCGTGGGATAAAACGGAACTATTTGATCCGTCATGGGGTGCGAACGGATATACTCCAATTAATGGTTCGCATTGGTTTCGTAGAAATTTTGATGTGTCACAGGAATTTGTTGGCAAAGAAGCTATTCTTCGTTTAGGATGTATTGCTGATGCTGATTCAGTGTATGTTAACGGAACATTTGTAGGAACGGTGTCGTATCGCTATCCGCCTCGTATCTATAAGATTCCGGCTAATTTATTAAAACTCGGAGAAAACAACATAACAATACGTTTGATAAGCTATGGAGGGCGTCCTGAATTTGTGAAAGATAAGCCTTACAAAATTCTTTGCGAAGGAAAAGAGATAAATCTTTTAGGTCAGTGGAAGCACCGTTTGGGTACTCAGATGCCATCCATGCCTTCACAGATATCCTTTCAATATAAGCCTGTTGGTTTATACAATGGCATGATTGCTCCATTGGCTCATTGCAAGTTTACCGGAGCTATTTGGTATCAGGGTGAGTCGAATGCGGGAAGATATAAGGATTACGGTGATCTATTATCTGCTCTTATTGCCGATTGGAGAGGGATGCTAAAAGACGCTGATTTACCTTTCTTTATTGTACAGTTGCCAAACTATATGCGATCTCATTCAAGACCGGTTGAAAGTAGCTGGGCGGAACTGAGAAACAAACAGCTTGGAGTTACCCGCACTGTTCCTAATACTGCACTTGCGGTGACGATAGATTTGGGAGAGTGGAATGATATCCATCCTTTAAGTAAGAAAGAGGTAGGACATCGTCTTTCATTACAAGCTCAAAAGTTAGTTTATGGAGATAAAAAGCTTGTTTCGGAAGGTCCCATGTATCAATCTGCCATAGTAAAAGGAAACAAGATCATTCTTTCTTTCCTTGAAGGTACAGATGATTTGCAACCTGTAACAGAATTAAAAGGATTCTCTATTGCCGGATCAGATGGTGTGTTCAAATGGGCCAAAGCCAAGATAGACGGGCACAAAGTGATTGTGTGGAACGAAGAAATAGAACATCCGGTAGTGGTTCGTTACGGATGGGATGATAATCCTGCAGGAATTAACTTGTCAAATAAAGCGGGATTGCCTGCTTCACCTTTTACTACAAAATATTAA
- a CDS encoding glycosyl hydrolase 115 family protein, whose protein sequence is MRNAFLFFSLLLVGIPKNNPERCDSLSQQPICEGVGDILSADKNDAFVLAEESFVAPLLVDSLETTAVTRSVASLKEDFNRVTGITPIVHTQLSNDKRQVIIGSIGNSRYIDQLVKEKKIDGTELKGKREKFIIQTVEHPFPGVDEALVIAGSDKRGTVYGVYELSAQMGVSPWYYWADVPVRKKDHLYIKRGSYTDGEPAVKYRGIFLNDEAPALTGWVNENFGGYNHRFYEKVFELLLRLKANYLWPAMWDAAFYDDDPMNSKLADEMGIVMGTSHHEPLARAHKEWKRYGKGPWNYATNKAVLDDFWRKGVERMKHTEDVLTIGMRGDGDEPMSENANIALLEKIVKDQRKIIADVTGKKASETPQIWALYKEVQEYYDKGMRVPDDVTLLLCDDNWGNVRKLPSPTAKKRKGGYGMYYHFDYVGGPRNYKWLNVSQVQRIWEQMNLTYRYGVDELWVVNVGDLKPMEYPIQFFMDMAWNPERFKADNLLKHTEEFCARQFGERYAKEAARLINLYTKYNRRVTPELLNQKTYSLHNYNEFKRVVDDYQALLLDALKLNYLLPADCRDAYDELVLFPIQACANLYELYYAVAMNHDLAEINDVKANSWADKVEECYMRDSLLTRHYNKEIAGGKWNHMMDQTHIGYTYWQEPRHNVMPAVIRVPQNKMAPLPPLFKEADGYVSIEAEHYSRAMNGEHTHWVVIPDLGKTLSAVTTTPVTLMPDKDTYLEYDMELTSTGEMKLEILVSPTLNFNENKGLRYAVSFDGGEEQVVNINGPEKARMIGFWQANSINRTVTTHKIITQGKHILRFRPLDPGIVLQKLMLDTGDLKRSYLGAPESKME, encoded by the coding sequence ATGCGGAACGCATTTCTTTTCTTTTCTTTATTATTGGTAGGAATCCCTAAAAATAATCCAGAGCGATGTGACTCTCTTTCGCAACAGCCGATATGTGAAGGAGTCGGAGATATCTTGTCTGCTGATAAGAATGATGCTTTTGTTTTGGCGGAAGAGTCTTTTGTTGCCCCTCTTTTAGTGGATAGTTTAGAGACAACTGCTGTCACTCGCAGTGTTGCTTCTTTGAAAGAGGATTTCAACCGCGTTACGGGCATTACCCCAATCGTTCATACTCAACTTAGCAATGATAAACGTCAAGTAATAATTGGTAGTATCGGTAACAGTCGCTATATAGACCAATTGGTAAAGGAGAAAAAGATAGACGGGACAGAATTGAAGGGTAAACGAGAGAAATTTATTATTCAAACAGTTGAGCACCCTTTTCCCGGAGTAGATGAAGCATTGGTCATAGCTGGTAGTGATAAGAGGGGAACAGTGTATGGAGTATATGAGCTTTCTGCACAAATGGGCGTTTCTCCTTGGTATTATTGGGCAGATGTACCTGTACGCAAGAAGGATCATTTATATATCAAAAGAGGATCTTATACCGACGGAGAGCCGGCGGTGAAATATAGAGGTATTTTCCTTAATGATGAAGCACCTGCATTAACAGGATGGGTGAACGAAAATTTTGGTGGATATAATCACCGATTTTATGAAAAAGTGTTCGAACTACTTCTTCGTTTGAAGGCTAATTATCTTTGGCCTGCTATGTGGGATGCTGCTTTCTATGACGACGACCCGATGAATTCTAAACTGGCTGATGAGATGGGCATTGTGATGGGGACTTCTCACCATGAACCTCTGGCACGTGCGCACAAGGAGTGGAAGCGTTATGGTAAAGGTCCTTGGAATTATGCAACAAATAAAGCTGTGCTCGATGATTTTTGGCGTAAAGGAGTTGAGCGTATGAAGCATACTGAAGATGTGCTGACTATAGGTATGCGTGGTGATGGAGATGAACCTATGAGTGAAAATGCAAATATTGCTTTGCTAGAGAAGATCGTTAAAGATCAGCGGAAGATTATCGCTGATGTTACGGGTAAAAAGGCAAGTGAGACCCCTCAGATATGGGCATTATATAAAGAGGTGCAAGAATATTATGATAAAGGTATGCGAGTGCCGGATGATGTGACATTGTTGCTTTGCGATGATAACTGGGGTAATGTACGCAAGTTGCCTAGTCCTACGGCTAAGAAACGTAAAGGAGGATATGGTATGTATTATCATTTCGACTATGTAGGAGGACCGCGTAATTATAAGTGGCTTAATGTGTCGCAAGTACAGCGTATCTGGGAACAGATGAATCTTACTTACCGCTATGGTGTTGATGAACTATGGGTGGTCAATGTCGGTGATTTGAAACCAATGGAATATCCGATTCAGTTTTTTATGGATATGGCATGGAACCCTGAACGTTTTAAAGCGGATAACTTGTTAAAACATACGGAAGAATTTTGTGCTCGGCAGTTTGGCGAACGTTATGCCAAGGAAGCGGCACGTTTGATTAATCTTTATACCAAATATAATCGTCGCGTAACTCCTGAGCTTTTAAATCAGAAGACCTATAGTCTACACAATTATAATGAGTTTAAAAGGGTAGTCGATGATTATCAGGCTTTGTTGCTTGATGCATTGAAACTGAACTATTTGCTTCCTGCCGACTGTCGGGATGCTTACGATGAATTGGTGCTCTTTCCTATACAAGCATGCGCAAACTTATACGAGCTTTATTATGCTGTAGCCATGAATCATGACCTGGCAGAGATAAATGATGTAAAGGCTAACTCATGGGCAGATAAAGTGGAGGAATGCTATATGAGAGATTCATTGCTTACACGGCATTATAATAAAGAGATAGCAGGTGGCAAATGGAATCACATGATGGATCAGACACACATCGGATATACCTACTGGCAGGAACCAAGACATAATGTGATGCCTGCGGTGATAAGGGTTCCACAAAATAAGATGGCTCCTCTTCCTCCTCTGTTTAAAGAAGCTGACGGTTATGTTTCAATAGAAGCGGAACATTATAGCAGAGCGATGAATGGAGAGCATACTCATTGGGTAGTAATTCCTGATTTAGGAAAAACGCTTTCGGCAGTTACCACTACTCCGGTAACCTTGATGCCCGATAAAGATACGTATTTGGAATACGATATGGAACTTACTTCTACAGGAGAGATGAAATTGGAAATCTTGGTTTCTCCCACCTTGAATTTTAATGAGAATAAAGGCTTGCGTTATGCCGTCTCTTTTGATGGAGGTGAAGAACAAGTAGTAAATATAAATGGTCCGGAAAAAGCAAGAATGATAGGCTTTTGGCAAGCTAACAGCATAAACCGGACAGTTACGACACATAAAATAATCACTCAGGGTAAACATATATTGCGCTTTCGTCCACTCGATCCGGGTATTGTTCTACAAAAATTGATGTTAGATACCGGAGATTTGAAGCGCTCTTATCTAGGTGCTCCTGAAAGTAAAATGGAATAA
- a CDS encoding glycoside hydrolase family 43 protein, whose protein sequence is MKKEARYLVPGDYMADPAVHVFNGKLYIYPSHDRESGIPENDNGDHFDMCDYHVFSMESMDGEVTDHGVALAVKDIPWAGRQLWDCDCAYRDGKYYLYFPLKDQTDIFRIGVAVSDKPEGPFIPQSDPIKGSYSIDPAVFEDEDGAFYMYFGGLWGGQLQRYRDNKAQECGVLPEDDEQALPARIVRLTDDMLGFAEEPKAVVVLDENGDPLTAGDNSRRFFEASWMHKYNGKYYFSYSTGDTHRLCYAIGDNPYGPFTYQGVILTPVVGWTTHHAICEFKGQWYLFHHDCVPSGGRTWLRSLKVSVLEYNTDGTIKTIDGGGE, encoded by the coding sequence ATGAAAAAAGAAGCGAGATATTTAGTTCCGGGCGATTATATGGCCGATCCTGCTGTACATGTTTTTAACGGTAAACTTTATATTTACCCTTCGCACGATCGCGAAAGCGGAATACCTGAGAATGATAATGGGGATCATTTTGATATGTGCGATTACCATGTGTTCTCTATGGAAAGTATGGATGGGGAAGTTACAGATCATGGAGTGGCACTTGCTGTGAAAGATATTCCTTGGGCGGGACGTCAACTCTGGGATTGTGACTGTGCTTATCGGGATGGTAAGTATTATCTCTACTTCCCTTTGAAAGATCAAACAGATATATTCCGTATTGGAGTGGCTGTGAGTGATAAGCCGGAAGGGCCTTTCATACCGCAATCTGATCCTATTAAAGGTAGTTATAGTATAGATCCTGCTGTCTTTGAAGATGAAGACGGCGCCTTTTATATGTATTTTGGCGGACTTTGGGGAGGCCAATTACAGCGATACCGCGACAACAAAGCACAAGAATGCGGCGTTTTACCTGAAGATGATGAGCAGGCTTTGCCGGCGCGAATCGTTCGACTAACTGATGATATGCTTGGTTTTGCAGAAGAACCGAAAGCTGTTGTTGTCTTAGATGAGAACGGTGATCCTCTGACAGCAGGAGATAATAGCCGCAGATTTTTTGAAGCATCTTGGATGCATAAATACAACGGCAAATATTATTTTTCTTATTCAACGGGGGATACTCATCGCTTGTGTTATGCTATCGGTGATAATCCTTATGGTCCGTTTACTTATCAAGGAGTGATTCTAACCCCTGTTGTGGGTTGGACAACTCACCATGCTATTTGTGAGTTTAAAGGTCAGTGGTATCTCTTTCATCACGATTGCGTACCTTCCGGAGGTCGTACATGGCTTCGTAGCTTGAAGGTCAGCGTGTTAGAATATAATACCGATGGAACCATCAAAACCATTGATGGCGGAGGTGAGTGA